The Achromobacter pestifer genome includes a region encoding these proteins:
- a CDS encoding LysR family transcriptional regulator, translating into MDFRQLRQFVVLATELNYRKAAARLHMTQPPLSVAIKRLEAEIGADLFERDRLGVRLTVAGGAFLREAKRLLEGADAALQAARDAAQGRMGTLRVCAVPSAALNLLPRILPEFAQRFPHIRLRLSSGSTVGILAGLQRGELDAAFLVPPASGVPGIAITALQRERLVLAVPAGHRVAGMASARLSDLADETLVALAHSDSPGFAGEIVAACQRAGFHPRVLQESSHALISLPLIAAGLGVAIVPAALRRIAIDNVAYVDLMDVADAPLTYAMALAAPAESMNPAVRWFIDTAREVLNAQTA; encoded by the coding sequence ATGGATTTCAGGCAACTCAGGCAATTCGTCGTCCTGGCCACGGAATTGAACTATCGCAAGGCGGCCGCCCGGCTGCACATGACCCAGCCCCCGCTCAGCGTCGCCATCAAGCGGCTCGAAGCCGAGATCGGCGCGGACCTGTTCGAACGGGACCGCCTGGGCGTGCGCCTCACGGTCGCCGGCGGCGCTTTTCTGCGCGAGGCGAAGCGCCTGCTCGAAGGCGCCGATGCGGCGTTGCAGGCCGCGCGCGACGCGGCGCAGGGACGCATGGGCACGCTGCGGGTATGCGCCGTACCCAGCGCCGCATTGAACCTGTTGCCGCGCATCCTGCCCGAATTCGCACAGCGCTTTCCGCACATACGCCTGCGCCTGAGCAGCGGCAGCACCGTCGGCATCCTGGCGGGCTTGCAGCGCGGCGAACTGGACGCGGCATTCCTGGTTCCGCCCGCGTCCGGGGTGCCAGGCATCGCGATCACGGCCTTGCAGCGGGAACGGCTGGTGCTGGCCGTGCCTGCGGGCCATCGGGTGGCAGGCATGGCAAGCGCCAGGCTCTCGGACCTGGCGGATGAAACGTTGGTGGCCCTGGCGCACTCCGACAGCCCCGGATTCGCGGGAGAGATCGTCGCCGCCTGCCAGCGGGCCGGATTCCATCCACGGGTTCTGCAGGAATCGTCCCATGCCCTCATCAGCCTGCCGCTCATCGCCGCGGGCCTGGGCGTCGCCATCGTCCCCGCAGCGCTGCGCAGGATCGCCATCGACAACGTTGCCTACGTCGACCTCATGGACGTGGCGGACGCGCCATTGACCTACGCCATGGCGTTGGCGGCGCCCGCCGAGTCCATGAATCCCGCGGTTCGCTGGTTCATCGACACGGCACGCGAAGTGCTGAACGCGCAAACGGCCTGA
- a CDS encoding flavin-containing monooxygenase, whose protein sequence is MHRDTLAPAKPLGNDVWEATLKRALASANIPTLLMVLVHLTGDTQWLSERYQCSRIRGLEDNDPGGLPDTVQEEVREAAYSAILMVRRGQPPGLPAPAHEQLVAMLRTSIGEEVPDSYGPMIAAWLGLDPDFALEQRDTFQVPPGYRVLVIGAGVAGLCAAIRLQGAGIPYVVIEKNAEVGGTWYENRYPGAGVDTPNHIYSYSFAKHDWSRYFALQGEIQGYFEGVADKYGVRSNIRFNTRVESARYDESTLRWNVRTTGQDGQVQDYVADIVISAVGLLNVPKLPPIPGLDSFKGPCFHTANWPEGIDLRGKNVGIIGNGASSMQVVPAIADHVRSLTVFQRSRQWAAPFEKFQKPVPQDVRFLLREVPYYQEWYRQRLAWIFNDRVHATLQIDPQWPHPERAINQINDKHREHFTSYIKTELGERQDLLPDVLPDYPPFGKRMLMDNGWFRTMARDHVKLVTGGIERVTENAVVSDNGNAHELDVLVVATGFDAINLLSSFKLYGRGGRSIREAWDEKGAEAFMGVAAPGFPNLFILAGPNTALGHGGSVVALLETQVRYVLGLLQQGMERAGERFEIEVRRDRHDAYNARVQAAHDRMIWTHKGMSNWYRNAHGKVVAPTPFRNDDYWHMLRKTDMGDYHYRPASSVGEAEPCAATRAETA, encoded by the coding sequence ATGCATCGCGATACCCTGGCCCCGGCAAAACCGCTCGGCAACGACGTGTGGGAGGCCACGCTCAAGCGCGCGCTTGCCAGCGCCAACATCCCCACCCTGCTCATGGTGCTGGTGCACCTGACGGGCGACACGCAATGGCTGTCCGAGCGCTACCAGTGCTCGCGCATCCGCGGCCTTGAAGACAACGACCCCGGCGGCCTGCCGGACACCGTGCAGGAAGAGGTCCGCGAGGCCGCGTACTCGGCCATCCTGATGGTCCGCCGCGGCCAACCGCCCGGGCTGCCCGCGCCTGCGCATGAACAGCTGGTCGCCATGCTGCGCACCAGCATCGGGGAAGAGGTTCCTGACTCGTACGGCCCCATGATCGCCGCATGGCTGGGGCTGGATCCGGACTTCGCGCTAGAGCAACGCGATACGTTCCAGGTGCCGCCAGGCTATCGTGTCCTGGTCATCGGCGCGGGCGTGGCCGGCCTGTGCGCGGCGATCCGCCTGCAAGGCGCGGGCATTCCCTACGTCGTGATCGAGAAGAATGCCGAAGTCGGCGGCACCTGGTACGAGAACCGCTATCCCGGCGCCGGCGTGGACACACCCAACCATATCTACTCGTATTCCTTCGCCAAGCACGACTGGTCGCGCTACTTCGCCTTGCAAGGCGAAATCCAAGGCTATTTCGAAGGCGTCGCCGACAAATACGGCGTGCGCTCCAACATCCGCTTCAACACCCGCGTCGAGTCCGCCCGCTACGACGAATCCACGCTGCGCTGGAACGTGCGCACAACGGGGCAGGACGGCCAGGTCCAGGACTACGTGGCCGACATCGTCATCAGCGCGGTGGGCCTGCTCAACGTGCCCAAGCTGCCGCCCATACCAGGCCTGGACAGCTTCAAGGGTCCCTGCTTCCATACCGCCAACTGGCCGGAGGGCATCGACCTGCGCGGCAAGAACGTGGGCATCATCGGCAACGGCGCCAGCTCCATGCAGGTCGTGCCCGCGATCGCCGACCACGTCCGCTCCCTGACCGTGTTCCAGCGTTCCAGGCAATGGGCCGCGCCTTTCGAGAAGTTCCAGAAACCCGTGCCCCAGGACGTCCGCTTCCTGCTGCGCGAAGTGCCTTACTACCAGGAGTGGTATCGCCAGCGCCTAGCCTGGATCTTCAACGACCGGGTCCATGCGACCCTGCAGATCGATCCGCAATGGCCGCACCCCGAGCGCGCGATCAACCAGATCAACGACAAGCATCGCGAGCACTTCACCAGCTACATCAAGACGGAACTCGGCGAACGCCAGGATCTGCTGCCCGATGTACTGCCCGACTACCCGCCCTTCGGCAAGCGCATGCTGATGGACAATGGCTGGTTCCGCACCATGGCGCGGGACCATGTGAAGCTGGTCACCGGCGGTATCGAGCGGGTCACTGAAAACGCCGTGGTAAGCGACAACGGCAATGCGCATGAACTGGACGTGCTGGTGGTCGCGACAGGCTTCGACGCCATCAATCTGCTGTCCTCGTTCAAGCTCTACGGCCGCGGCGGACGATCGATCCGCGAGGCCTGGGACGAAAAAGGAGCCGAAGCCTTCATGGGGGTCGCCGCGCCGGGCTTTCCCAATCTGTTCATCCTGGCCGGTCCCAACACCGCCCTGGGCCATGGCGGCAGCGTCGTCGCCCTGCTGGAGACCCAGGTGCGCTATGTCTTGGGCTTGCTGCAGCAGGGCATGGAGCGGGCAGGCGAACGCTTCGAGATCGAAGTGCGCAGGGACCGGCACGACGCCTACAACGCGCGCGTCCAGGCGGCCCACGACCGCATGATCTGGACCCACAAGGGCATGAGCAACTGGTATCGCAACGCGCATGGAAAAGTGGTGGCACCCACCCCGTTCCGCAACGACGACTACTGGCACATGCTGCGCAAGACGGACATGGGCGACTACCACTACCGCCCGGCCTCCAGCGTGGGCGAGGCCGAGCCGTGCGCCGCCACCCGCGCCGAGACTGCCTGA
- a CDS encoding Bug family tripartite tricarboxylate transporter substrate binding protein: protein MKWLSHCLAATLICTGAAAHAQDYPNKPINIVVPFTPGGVTDVMTRQIAAKLQGDLGQPVVVVNKPGAGTMIASAYVAKAPADGYTLLMAASSLGIAPSLYKNTANYDPVKDFQPVSLIASVPHVLVTGKQVQASSVKELIAALKKDGRSATFASSGNGTSNHLEGELFAALTGLKMTHIPYKGSVPALTSLAGGEVDMLFVDIAAAQPFLDSGKVRPIAVTTKTRSSVLPDLPTVEESGLPGYDAMPWLGIVAPAGTPSAVVDRLQASLQKIKAAPDVQEQFKKMGLDALFTKPADFGAFIVSDSAKWAELIKKSGATAE, encoded by the coding sequence ATGAAATGGCTATCGCACTGCCTGGCCGCAACCCTGATCTGCACGGGCGCTGCCGCCCACGCCCAGGACTATCCCAACAAGCCCATCAACATCGTGGTGCCCTTCACGCCGGGCGGCGTCACCGACGTGATGACCCGCCAGATCGCGGCCAAGCTGCAAGGCGATCTGGGCCAACCGGTGGTGGTCGTCAACAAGCCCGGCGCCGGCACCATGATCGCCTCGGCCTATGTGGCCAAGGCGCCGGCCGACGGCTACACGCTGCTGATGGCGGCGTCGTCCCTGGGCATCGCTCCCAGCCTGTACAAGAACACCGCGAACTACGACCCGGTCAAGGACTTCCAGCCCGTTTCGCTCATCGCCAGCGTGCCGCACGTGCTGGTGACGGGCAAGCAGGTGCAGGCCTCCAGCGTCAAGGAATTGATCGCCGCGCTCAAGAAGGACGGCAGGTCGGCGACCTTCGCTTCTTCCGGCAACGGCACTTCCAACCATCTGGAGGGCGAGCTGTTCGCCGCGCTGACCGGCCTGAAGATGACCCACATTCCCTACAAGGGCAGCGTTCCGGCGTTGACCTCATTGGCGGGCGGCGAAGTCGACATGCTGTTCGTGGATATCGCGGCCGCCCAGCCCTTCCTCGATAGCGGCAAGGTGCGTCCGATCGCCGTGACCACCAAGACGCGGTCCTCGGTGCTGCCCGACCTGCCCACCGTGGAGGAATCCGGCCTGCCCGGCTACGACGCCATGCCCTGGCTGGGCATCGTGGCGCCGGCCGGCACGCCGTCGGCGGTGGTCGACCGGTTGCAGGCGTCCCTGCAGAAGATAAAGGCGGCGCCCGACGTGCAGGAGCAGTTCAAGAAAATGGGCCTGGACGCGCTGTTCACCAAGCCCGCCGACTTCGGCGCCTTCATCGTCAGCGACAGCGCCAAATGGGCCGAGCTGATCAAGAAGTCCGGCGCAACCGCCGAGTAG
- a CDS encoding benzoate/H(+) symporter BenE family transporter, with protein sequence MNASPAGLRPADFLSPTVAALISVLVNYGGTFVLVFQAAELARLTPAQTTSWVWAVSVGVGITGALLSWRYKAPVITAWSTPGVAFLATVMPFTPYGEVIGAYILSALGFIVLGLSGAFEKLVRMIPGGIAAGLLAGILLQFGVNAFGGASADPLLVIVLVISYALLKRFTSRFAVVGILVIGLGLLIAQGRIDFSAVHLSLAAPVFEMPRFSLQALLGVALPLFIITLTGQYMPGMLVLRNDGYRTSANPILTVTGLGSLIMAPFGAHAFNVAAITAAICTGRDAHADPAKRYIAGLACGVFYILVGTFGVTLATLFMVLPKAFITTLAGLALLGAIGGSLANAMADARTRETALITFLATAANVTLLGVGGAFWGLVAGLTAHLLIHGGQRALAANP encoded by the coding sequence ATGAACGCATCGCCGGCTGGCCTCAGACCCGCCGATTTCCTTTCCCCCACCGTCGCGGCCCTGATCTCGGTGCTGGTGAACTACGGCGGCACTTTCGTGCTGGTGTTCCAGGCGGCGGAACTGGCCAGGCTGACGCCGGCCCAGACCACTTCCTGGGTATGGGCGGTCTCCGTCGGCGTGGGCATCACGGGCGCGCTGCTGAGCTGGCGCTACAAGGCCCCAGTCATCACTGCCTGGTCCACGCCCGGCGTGGCGTTTCTGGCGACCGTGATGCCTTTCACGCCCTACGGCGAGGTCATCGGCGCCTACATCCTGTCGGCGCTGGGCTTCATCGTGCTGGGCCTGTCCGGCGCATTCGAAAAACTGGTGCGCATGATTCCGGGCGGCATCGCCGCCGGCCTGCTGGCCGGCATCCTGCTGCAGTTCGGCGTCAATGCCTTCGGCGGCGCCAGCGCCGATCCGCTGCTGGTGATCGTGCTGGTCATTTCCTACGCTCTGCTCAAGCGCTTTACCTCGCGTTTCGCGGTGGTCGGCATCCTGGTCATCGGCCTGGGGCTGCTCATCGCGCAGGGCCGCATCGACTTCTCGGCAGTCCACCTCAGCCTGGCCGCGCCGGTGTTCGAGATGCCGCGGTTCTCGTTGCAGGCCCTGCTGGGCGTCGCCCTGCCGCTCTTCATCATCACGCTGACGGGGCAATACATGCCCGGCATGCTGGTGCTGCGCAACGACGGCTACCGGACCAGCGCGAACCCCATCCTCACGGTGACGGGCCTGGGTTCGCTCATCATGGCGCCATTCGGCGCGCATGCCTTCAACGTGGCCGCGATCACCGCCGCGATCTGCACCGGCCGGGACGCGCATGCGGATCCCGCCAAACGCTACATCGCAGGCCTGGCCTGCGGCGTGTTCTACATCCTGGTGGGCACCTTCGGCGTCACGCTGGCGACCTTGTTCATGGTGCTGCCCAAGGCGTTCATCACCACGCTGGCCGGCCTTGCCCTGCTGGGCGCCATCGGCGGCAGCCTGGCCAATGCGATGGCCGACGCCCGCACCCGGGAGACCGCGCTCATCACCTTTCTCGCCACCGCCGCCAACGTCACCTTGCTGGGCGTGGGCGGGGCGTTCTGGGGTCTGGTCGCTGGCCTGACCGCGCACCTGCTGATCCATGGCGGCCAGCGAGCGCTAGCCGCGAATCCTTGA
- a CDS encoding patatin-like phospholipase family protein, producing the protein MPHAQKRRCLVLGCGGVTGLAWEIGILAGLASQDVALAAADLFIGCSAGSVAGAQLALGVPPMQLLATQLGGTGAEQYRPYSQQAADDKNRELYGKVGADLRQARQRIGAHALRSATPTLAERRAIIAARLGTSDWPSRPLLVVAVDTATGEGRSFSAADQVDFVDAIAASCAVPGAWPAVPIGGAAYMDGGIRSMTNADMAAGYGQVVVLAPLGYRDGNPVSGHLRRELQTLREAGSQVHAVLPDSASERAIGDNVLDPARRAEAAEAGLRQASAIAQALKEAWR; encoded by the coding sequence ATGCCGCACGCTCAGAAGAGGCGCTGCCTGGTACTGGGCTGCGGCGGCGTGACCGGGCTGGCCTGGGAGATCGGCATCCTTGCGGGCCTGGCGAGCCAGGACGTAGCCCTCGCCGCCGCGGACCTGTTCATCGGTTGCTCGGCGGGTTCCGTCGCCGGCGCGCAACTGGCGCTGGGCGTCCCGCCCATGCAGCTGCTGGCGACGCAACTGGGGGGAACAGGCGCCGAGCAGTACCGCCCCTACTCGCAACAAGCGGCTGACGACAAGAACCGTGAGCTGTACGGCAAGGTCGGCGCAGACCTGCGGCAGGCGCGCCAGCGCATCGGCGCCCATGCCTTGCGCAGCGCCACGCCCACGCTGGCAGAACGCCGCGCCATCATCGCCGCCCGCCTGGGCACCAGCGACTGGCCCTCCCGTCCGTTGCTGGTGGTCGCGGTCGACACGGCCACGGGCGAGGGGCGCAGTTTCAGCGCCGCCGACCAGGTGGATTTCGTCGATGCCATCGCCGCCAGCTGCGCCGTGCCCGGCGCCTGGCCGGCCGTTCCCATCGGCGGCGCGGCCTACATGGACGGCGGCATCCGCTCCATGACCAATGCCGACATGGCTGCCGGCTACGGGCAAGTCGTGGTGCTGGCGCCGCTGGGTTATCGTGACGGCAATCCGGTCAGCGGCCATCTGCGGCGCGAACTGCAGACGCTGCGCGAGGCCGGCAGCCAGGTCCATGCCGTGCTGCCGGACTCGGCCAGCGAGCGGGCCATAGGCGACAACGTGCTGGACCCCGCGCGGCGCGCCGAAGCCGCCGAGGCCGGGCTGCGCCAGGCATCGGCGATCGCACAAGCCTTGAAGGAGGCGTGGCGCTGA
- the serC gene encoding 3-phosphoserine/phosphohydroxythreonine transaminase yields the protein MARSYNFSAGPAALPLEVLQEAHEEFFDFAGTGMSVMEISHRSRVFIDIARQAELDLRAILQIPDRYKVLFLQGGASLQFSQVPMNLLRGKASADYLHTGLWSGKAIEAARRYCEVRVAASSEASGFDRVPAPGAWRLDANAAYLHYTENETVHGVQFPSAPDVPVPLVCDACSSLLSKPIDVSRHGLIYAAAQKNMGPAGVTVVVVDEALLDGALPITPDVLNYAHTARADSMLNTPATFSWYLTGLTLRWIRRTGGMERIHQANQAKAWLLYRAIDASGGFYLNKVRPEFRSINNVPFFLADSALEPLFLRQAEDAGLMGLKGHSHTGGIRASLYNAVDLPAAAALADFMTDFQRTQG from the coding sequence ATGGCAAGGTCATACAACTTCAGCGCAGGCCCGGCCGCGCTGCCGCTGGAAGTGCTGCAGGAAGCGCACGAAGAGTTCTTCGATTTCGCAGGCACCGGCATGTCGGTAATGGAAATCAGCCACCGCTCACGCGTGTTCATCGACATCGCGCGCCAGGCAGAACTGGACCTGCGGGCCATCCTGCAGATCCCGGACCGCTACAAGGTGCTATTCCTGCAAGGCGGCGCTTCGCTGCAGTTTTCGCAGGTGCCGATGAACCTGTTGCGCGGCAAGGCCTCCGCGGATTACCTGCACACCGGGCTCTGGTCCGGCAAGGCCATCGAGGCGGCCAGGCGCTATTGCGAGGTCCGCGTCGCGGCCAGCAGCGAGGCGTCGGGTTTCGACCGCGTGCCCGCGCCCGGCGCATGGAGGCTCGACGCCAACGCGGCCTATCTGCACTACACGGAGAACGAGACGGTGCACGGCGTGCAATTTCCGAGCGCGCCGGACGTGCCCGTCCCGCTGGTGTGCGATGCCTGTTCCAGCCTGCTGTCCAAGCCCATCGACGTCTCCCGGCACGGTCTGATCTACGCCGCCGCGCAGAAGAACATGGGGCCCGCCGGCGTCACGGTCGTGGTGGTGGACGAAGCCCTGCTGGACGGCGCGCTGCCCATCACGCCAGACGTGCTGAACTACGCGCACACGGCGAGGGCGGACTCCATGCTCAACACGCCCGCCACCTTTTCCTGGTATCTGACCGGGCTTACGCTGCGCTGGATCCGCCGGACCGGCGGCATGGAACGCATCCACCAGGCCAACCAGGCCAAGGCCTGGCTGCTGTACCGCGCCATCGACGCCAGCGGCGGCTTCTATCTCAACAAGGTCCGGCCCGAGTTCCGGTCCATCAACAACGTGCCGTTCTTCCTGGCCGATTCCGCCCTGGAGCCCCTGTTTCTGCGCCAGGCCGAAGACGCCGGCCTGATGGGGTTGAAGGGGCACTCCCACACCGGCGGCATCCGGGCCAGCCTCTACAACGCGGTCGACCTGCCCGCGGCGGCCGCGCTGGCCGATTTCATGACAGACTTCCAGCGCACGCAAGGCTGA
- a CDS encoding serine hydroxymethyltransferase: protein MTNTHLPDSLALPAVSALPLAQADPGIWGAIDAERRRQMHSIELIASENFVSRAVLEVQGSVLTNKYAEGYPGRRYYGGCVNADVAEKIAIERATRLFGARYANVQPHSGSQANQAVYLALLAPGDKILGLDLKAGGHLTHGSKVNMSGRWLQALSYGVDPVTHLVDMDEVERIARQERPKLIIAGGSAYSRTLDFARFRAIADEVGAIFMADMAHFAGLTAAGAYPSPVPHAHITTTTTHKTLRGPRGGMILTNDGELARKIDSAVFPGLQGGPLMHIIAAKAVALGEALQPAFHTYAHAVVENARVLCRRLAEGGLSIVSGGTDCHLGVVDLRPWGLAGNTAEQALEQVGITLNKNAVPNDAAKPAVTSGIRVGSAACTSRGMGAAEFQEIGDMILALLGGVRAGAVDARTERAIREGVAELARRFPLPY, encoded by the coding sequence GTGACGAACACCCACCTTCCCGACAGCCTCGCGTTGCCTGCCGTCAGCGCCTTGCCCCTGGCGCAGGCCGATCCCGGCATCTGGGGCGCCATCGACGCCGAACGGCGCCGCCAGATGCACTCGATCGAACTGATCGCTTCCGAAAACTTCGTCAGCCGCGCGGTGCTGGAAGTCCAGGGCTCCGTGCTGACGAACAAGTACGCCGAGGGCTACCCCGGCCGCCGCTATTACGGCGGCTGCGTCAACGCCGACGTGGCCGAGAAAATCGCCATCGAGCGCGCCACGCGCCTGTTCGGCGCCCGCTACGCCAACGTGCAGCCCCACTCCGGCAGCCAGGCCAACCAGGCGGTCTATCTGGCGCTGCTGGCGCCGGGCGACAAGATCCTCGGCCTGGACCTGAAGGCGGGCGGGCACCTGACCCACGGTTCCAAGGTCAACATGTCGGGGCGCTGGCTGCAGGCGCTGAGCTATGGCGTCGATCCTGTCACGCATCTTGTGGACATGGACGAGGTCGAGCGCATCGCGCGCCAGGAACGGCCCAAACTCATCATCGCCGGCGGCTCGGCCTATTCGCGCACGCTGGACTTCGCACGCTTTCGCGCCATCGCCGACGAGGTGGGCGCGATCTTCATGGCGGACATGGCGCATTTCGCCGGCCTGACCGCGGCCGGGGCATATCCGTCGCCGGTGCCGCATGCGCACATCACGACCACCACCACGCACAAGACCTTGCGCGGCCCGCGCGGCGGCATGATCCTGACCAATGACGGCGAACTCGCCCGCAAGATCGATTCGGCGGTGTTTCCAGGCCTGCAGGGCGGTCCGTTGATGCACATCATCGCCGCCAAGGCCGTGGCCCTGGGCGAAGCGCTGCAGCCCGCGTTCCACACCTATGCCCACGCCGTGGTCGAAAACGCCCGCGTCCTGTGCCGCCGGCTGGCCGAGGGCGGGCTGTCCATCGTGTCGGGCGGCACCGACTGCCATCTGGGCGTGGTCGACCTGCGGCCCTGGGGCCTGGCCGGCAACACGGCGGAGCAAGCGCTGGAACAGGTGGGCATCACCCTGAACAAGAACGCCGTGCCCAACGATGCCGCCAAGCCCGCGGTCACCTCCGGCATACGCGTGGGCAGCGCCGCCTGCACCTCGCGCGGCATGGGGGCCGCCGAATTCCAGGAAATCGGCGACATGATCCTGGCCTTGCTGGGCGGCGTGCGCGCCGGGGCCGTCGACGCCCGCACGGAAAGGGCCATCCGCGAGGGTGTGGCCGAGTTGGCCAGGCGCTTTCCGCTGCCGTACTGA
- a CDS encoding PLP-dependent aminotransferase family protein → MAKTFELDTLKMRMNDAELQRLELHQRIQRALRALILDGALGPGLRLPATRGLAKSLGVARDTVENAYVQLHRDGYIVRREGSGSYVSQTVGTELRGAARRRAKLDPKLGAPQPGAGLSRRGRMILDSGGVADQQIIKAFATGLPETRTFPTDAWERLQRQVLKDYRGHVLLHGDPQGAESLRRAIAAYLNLERGAKVSPEQVLVLSSTRQALFLCAQLLADAGKPMLMENPGYFGARKAFESAETRIVPIDVDVQGIRMDLLRADRSGANCVYVTPSHQYPTGVTLSLERRLELIGWAAEHGKWIIEDDYDSEFHYDGLPTACVQGLDMHQRTIYLGTFSKTLYPGLRMGYMALPPGLVDAFARARSIMDGHTPQILQLTLARFMDDGHYNSHVRAMRKLYAGRRQVLLESLGKHLGGIVQAVRPPGGLQIPCLLERGWSEEKTIRQAEAAGLRLPGLSRLYAGDYKQPGWLLGYASLTAYEIEAAVLRLSNALRKA, encoded by the coding sequence ATGGCAAAAACCTTCGAGCTGGACACGCTGAAGATGCGCATGAACGATGCGGAACTCCAGCGCCTGGAGCTGCATCAGCGCATCCAGCGCGCGCTGCGCGCCCTGATCCTGGACGGCGCGCTGGGGCCGGGCCTCAGGCTGCCCGCGACCCGCGGGCTGGCCAAGTCGCTGGGCGTGGCACGCGACACCGTCGAGAACGCCTATGTGCAGCTGCACCGCGACGGCTACATCGTGCGCCGCGAGGGCTCGGGCAGCTATGTGTCCCAGACCGTGGGCACCGAGCTGCGCGGCGCCGCGCGCAGGCGCGCGAAGCTGGATCCCAAGCTGGGCGCGCCGCAGCCGGGGGCGGGCCTGAGCCGGCGCGGGCGCATGATCCTGGACAGCGGCGGGGTTGCGGACCAGCAGATCATCAAGGCGTTCGCCACGGGCCTGCCGGAGACTCGTACATTTCCCACCGATGCCTGGGAACGCCTGCAACGCCAGGTCCTGAAGGACTACCGCGGCCATGTGCTGCTGCATGGCGACCCGCAGGGCGCCGAGTCCTTGCGCCGCGCCATCGCCGCCTACCTGAACCTGGAGCGCGGGGCCAAGGTCTCGCCCGAGCAGGTCCTGGTGCTGAGCAGCACCCGCCAGGCCCTGTTCCTGTGCGCGCAATTGCTGGCGGACGCCGGCAAGCCCATGCTGATGGAAAACCCCGGTTACTTCGGCGCGCGCAAGGCCTTCGAATCCGCGGAGACGCGCATCGTCCCCATCGACGTCGACGTGCAGGGCATACGCATGGATCTGCTGCGCGCGGACCGCAGCGGCGCCAACTGCGTGTACGTGACGCCGTCGCACCAGTACCCCACCGGCGTGACGCTGTCGCTCGAGCGCAGGCTGGAACTGATCGGTTGGGCGGCCGAGCACGGCAAGTGGATCATCGAGGACGATTACGACAGCGAATTCCACTACGACGGCCTGCCCACCGCCTGCGTGCAAGGCCTGGACATGCATCAACGCACCATCTACCTGGGCACGTTCAGCAAGACGCTGTATCCGGGGCTCAGGATGGGATACATGGCGCTGCCGCCCGGCCTGGTCGACGCCTTTGCCCGCGCGCGCAGCATCATGGACGGGCATACCCCGCAGATCCTGCAGCTGACGCTGGCGCGCTTCATGGACGACGGTCATTACAACTCGCATGTGCGGGCCATGCGCAAGCTGTATGCGGGACGCAGGCAGGTGCTGCTGGAATCCCTGGGCAAGCACCTGGGCGGCATCGTGCAGGCCGTCAGGCCTCCCGGCGGGTTGCAGATCCCGTGCCTGCTCGAGCGTGGATGGTCCGAGGAAAAGACCATCCGCCAGGCCGAGGCTGCCGGCCTGCGCCTGCCCGGGCTGAGCCGGCTCTATGCGGGCGATTACAAGCAGCCGGGCTGGCTGCTGGGCTACGCCTCCCTGACGGCTTACGAAATCGAAGCCGCGGTGCTGCGGCTGTCGAATGCGTTGAGGAAGGCGTAG